Sequence from the Gloeocapsopsis dulcis genome:
GCGTAGCATGGGTAAAGCAGTTCGTGGATTTCAAGAAGCTTCTAAAGAGTTTGAAAATGAGTTCAAGCACGAAGCCGAACAAATTGAGCAAGCTGTGCAGACAACTGCAGAATTAGAACCAAAACAAATTGCTGCTGCTGAAACCTCAGAAAATAATACAACTTCATCACAGCAGAGTTAAGCCTTGATTTAAGAAGAATATAAACAAGCTAGTCATGACAAAAACTGCTGCACCATCAGTAGTTATTCCTCAACTAATTGTCGGATTGGGGAATCCAGAACCTAAATACGAACAAACTCGACATAACATTGGCTTTATGGCTGTGGATGCTTTGGCGCGTTCCTGGAATATCCCCTTATCAGAAAATCGCAAGTTTCAGGCAGAGTTTGGCGAAGGTGTCAGCCCAAACCGTGCAAAAATTCGCTTACTCAAGCCGCTGACTTACATGAATCTTTCAGGACAAGCAATCCGTGCAGTTGTTGATTGGTTTAAACTGCCTCCCGAGTCAATCTTGGTCATTTACGATGATATGGATTTACCCGTAGGAAAAATCCGGTTACGCCTATCAGGTTCGGCTGGGGGACACAATGGTATGAAAAGTGCGATCGCCCACCTCGGTACGCAAAACTTTCCTCGCTTACGGATTGGCATTGGTAAGCCAGAACAAGCTGCTAACAATAACGGTAAAACAATTTCTCATGTTTTAGGACGATTCTCTGCGTCAGAAAATCAAGTTGTTACTAAACTTTTACCGTTAGTCGTTGAGTGTGTCGAACTGTGTCTAAAGCAGGGAGTAGAAAAAGCCATGAATCGCTATAACACAGTTGATCTTGCCACCAAAGACTTCTAGTCTACCTAACAAAGACTAAAGCGAACTTTTGTACAACGACAAAGTCCGCTTGTTCACATCAATATAATACTTTTGATGTTATTCCAGCGACTTGCCAAACTGAACGAGGTCAAGCACAACTGGTAATAATCTTATCTAAAACGTCTCTTCCGTCGTGCTGCAACTGCCTTACGCTTGCGCTTTTCTTGGGGTGTTTCAAAATGCCGATGATATTTCACATCTGCGAGAATGCCAGCTTTTGAAACTTGGCGTTTAAATCGCCGCAAAGCTGAATCAATACCCTCATTTTCTCCTAAAAGCACTTGGGTCATTATTGCTCCTTTTTGAATTCAACTAATCTAAATTGTAGTGCTGCTTTAGATCGATCTAAAAGTTCAGCTTAAACATGGATCAGAGATCAATTTATAGAGCAGAGAAAGCAAAGGAAGATGTAGCGAAGGATTTCTTAGAGCAAGGACTAATGAGACTGAGAGGGGTCATTATCTTGATAAACCGCTAGCCCCTATTGCTCTAGTCACTAATCACTCATCACTAACCACTTGCCCCTCGCTCACGCTTTCTTAATAGCGTCCCCGCGAAAATTTACCATTACCGCCACCACGATCATCTCTGTAACGATTACCTCGGTCTTCGCGGGGTTTAGCTTTATTTACCTTCAAGTTACGTCCCATCCACTCAGCACCATCCAAAGCATCGATTGCTGCGGTTTCTTCTGCTTCAGAAGACATTTCTACAAAACAAAAACCACGGGGACGCCCTGTTTCGCGGTCTGTAGGAACTTGAACTTGTTTAACGTTACCGTACTCTCCAAAAACTGCAAGGATATCTTCTTGAGTAACTTGGTAGGATAAATTACCTACGTAGATCGACATTCAATATCTCCAAAAAAAAAATCAATTGCGTTGTAAAGCTCCAGTTCCGGAGATATGCCTGTCAACCCAGAAAAAACGTTCTGTAGCAAAAACAAAGCTTTCTAACCGAATCTGACTCACGGCTGCTAATTTAACACAAAATTTAGCGTGAGTGGTAAGGGGTAAAGGGTAAGAGCAATTCAAATTTACAATTGCTCCTAGTGTACTTGTTTAGATTGATCGCTGTTGTACTTTATTCAGGTAGCAACTCTTTAACAATTGTGAAACGGATATGATTTATGGCAATGTCACCAAGCGAAATCTCCTCTAGTGGTAAACCTTTGCTAGTGACTGTTTCAAACGATATTCCTTTACCAATTTCGATGTGATACCAAGCTAATCCCATAAAAAAGCGTGAAGGATATGGACCGTTTTCTCCCACATCATCAGGATTAGACTCCATAGGTAGCCACTTATCTAGTCCTGGTACGTAGAACTCTAGCCAAACATGATTAAAATCTGGTTGCAGCGGAACGCCTTGCTGTTCTGCATAAGCTGGACATTTGTATCGACCAATTGTCCGGCAGGCGATACCATTAAGACGCAATAAGGCAAGTAAGACACCAACATACTCACCACATGAACCAATACCGCGATCTAAAACGACATCAGGTGTATCGATATGTGGTTTAATTCCGTAAGAAAGTTCATCATAAACGTAGTTACGAATTTTATAGACTTTACGGAGAAGGTTGGTTTCTGTTCCTACAGCTTCTTTCGCAGCACGACGGACAACTAGTTGATCCATCGCTAACTCGTCATCATCTACCAAATAGCGGGCTTGAAACTCTGGTGATAAATCGGGAAGATTTTCAACATCTCTAGGAATTAAACGATACTTAATTCCACGCACCTCGACTAATGCTTTCCAGCCAAAAATATGTCTTTCACTCGGTTGAAGACTATCAAATTTAAATACTGCTACCCGTTGTCCTTCCACGACTTCTTCCGTGAAGGGTAAACCAACAGGCTCAATGTGTTTGACTTTTTGACGATCAGTTTCTGCTGGTAAAGCAATACGCCATTCTACTTGCTGCAAAGCAGAAACATCCTCTAGGGGAGCAATTTCCTCAGTATAAATCATCTCCAGTAAGTAGCCGTTGGAGAGGGCAAAATGCTCAGTAGGATTGTAGTGATAGTCTAAAGGATGAACAAAAGTGCGATCGCGATAAGTTAATTCGTGAGATGGCTCTGCGTTCGGGTTATCGCGGATATAAGCTTCTTCATCAGCATAGGCAACATAGAGCGTTTCACCAGCCTGATCGCGATAAAATGCCAAACCCGTAGGAAAAGCAAATGGAGTTAATACACTAAATTTAATGTTCCCAGTAGCGCGTTCTAGGCAATAAACGCTTTGTTCCGTTGTATCGCAAACCCATAATTCTTCATCACGAACTGTAATATTTTCTACACCTACTCCTGGAGCATAGAACTGGGTAATTTGGCGTTTTGTTTGCCGATCAAAAATTAGAATGTCACCCATCTTCTGACAAGTTACATAAACTGTGTTTTGCCACACCGCAACACCATTGGCAGGATGTGGTAGGCTAACAAATTCTTGTAACTTAAAGTCACCCAATTGACAGCAGTATACTGTGTTTTCCCGCGTTAACCATAGCGTATCCTCCCACAGCGCTATTCCAGTCGCATCTATAAATTCAGCAGTGGCGTGAGGATTAATAATTGTCGTATTGTCATTAGCAAGATCAATTTCTAATAAATGACCTTTGATCGTATCAATAGCAATAAGTTTGCGATCTACGAACGCGATGCCATGCAGTGCCGCAGCACCGATTGGTCGGATTGTGCGCCATAAAGAGTTGCGAGAAGTGGGTGTTGCAATCATAGACACAATGAATACGCCTTTACTGAATGCCTGGATGTTTTGATTTACAAGGATTTGAGTAGAACAATACACCCCTACTGAGTCTAATCCTAAATCTGTAGCAGAAATTTTGACTGTTTAGCAGGAACACTACTAAGGACTTAAGCGGGCATATAAGACACACCTTTTTAAGCTGGCTAATAGTTGTAGTCACCAAAAACCATTGAGCAATTACCAGCCTTCACATTACATTTATTTTCATGTATTTATCTAAAGTATTAATTTTTTATTAGTTTTCCTAGACTATCTTGCGATCGCATCTCTTGGCGTCTTGCCAAAGAACGAAGTCTTTAGCGGGGATGTGACAATAAGTTGCTCTACACATAACTCAAAGGTAATAGCTAATCTATGATAAATGTCTATACTCCTTTGCTAAGAGCTATTTCATGTCTGCACATTCTCTGCCTGATTCAACACCTGTATGGCACACCTTGGATGTTGATAAGACGTTACAACTGTTAGCTAGCGATCGTACAGGTTTGTCCTCGCAAGAAGTACAACAGAGATTACGCAAATACGGACTCAATGAACTTACAGAAACGGGTGGTCGTAGTTCTTGGGTAATTTTTCTGGATCAGTTCAAAAATATTATGTTGGTGATGCTGATTGCTGTTGCAGTCATCTCAGCATTTTTGGACTTACAGGATAATGAATTTCCCAAAGATGCGATCGCGATTGGTTTAATTGTTGTTCTCAATGGTATTCTCGGCTATTTACAAGAAAGTCGTGCTGAAAAAGCCTTAGCTGCACTCAAACGTCTTTCTGCACCATTAGTCCGCACGATCCGCGACGGCAAAATTATTGAAGTCGAGGCAAAAGAACTTGTCCCAGGAGATATTATGCTCTTGGAAGCAGGAGTACAGCTTGCCGCAGATGGGCGCTTGATTGAAGAACAAAACTTACAAGTCCGCGAAGCAGCACTTACCGGAGAAGCCCAAGCGGTTGAAAAAGCAGATGTTCAACTTCAGGAAAATATTAGCCTCGGCGATCGCGTCAACATGGTGTTTCAGGGCACTGAAGTTGTGCAAGGACGAGCCAAAGTAGTTGTCACTGGCACTGGAATGCAGACTGAACTAGGGCGGATTGCCGCGATGATTCAGTCGGTAGAAAGTGAACCAACACCTCTACAGCAGCGGATGTCTCAACTAGGAAACGTACTCGTCGGGGGTTCGCTGATCTTAGTTGCTTTAGTAGTTGTTGGCGGAATACTGCAAAACAGTAACTTTGATTTAACAAACCTTAATTTTGGGAACTTTGATGAATTGCTTGAAGTTTCTTTGAGTATGGCAGTCGCTGTCGTACCAGAAGGTTTACCTGCTGTGATCACTGTTACCTTAGCGCTTGGAACACAGCGCATGGTACGCCGTCACGCATTGATTCGTAAATTACCAGCCGTCGAAACTCTCGGTAGTGTCACAACGATTTGCTCGGATAAAACGGGAACTTTGACACAAAACAAGATGGTGGTGCAAGCAGTTGCTGTTCACAATAAAGATTTTCAAGTCACTGGAGAAGGATATACCCCCCACGGACAGTTTCTATTACACAGTCAAAACATTGAAGTTGACGAACATCCTGAACTTCAAGCATTACTCATTGCTTGTGCTTTATGTAACGATGCTATTTTGCAGCAGGAACAAGAACAGTGGACGATTTTAGGAGATCCTACAGAAGGCGCACTCCTATCGCTTGCAGGTAAAGCAGGTATAGAAAAAGATCAATGGGAAGCACAACTACCCCGCGTAGCAGAGTTTCCCTTTTCTTCTGAACGCAAACGCATGAGCGCGATCTGTAGTGCCGAGTATCAAGCACAAAACGATTCTCTGGCTTTGGGCAATGCAACGCCTTATTTGATGTTTACCAAAGGTTCTCCCGAATTAACGCTAGCGCGTTGTCACCGCATTCATTGTGGCGATCGCGCTACACCACTTTCTGAAGCACAACGACAGGAGATTTTGGCACAAAATAACGCAATGGCAGGTAAAGGTTTAAGAGTACTAGGTTTTGCCTATAAACCACTTGCTACATTACCCGACGAAGGCTCTGAAGACATATCCGAGCGAGAATTAATTTGGCTAGGATTAGTCGGGATGCTCGATGCACCACGCCCCGAAGTCCGCGAAGCTGTTGCCCGTTGTCGAGAAGCTGGGATTCGCCCTGTGATGATTACTGGAGATCATCAATTAACCGCACAAGTGATCGCCGCCGATTTAGGCATTGCTCAGTTAAGTGATCGCGTTCTGACTGGTCAAGAATTAGCACACATTAGCCAGCCCGAACTCGAAAAACAAGTTGATCTTGTTAGTATTTACGCACGAGTTTCCCCAGAACACAAATTACGCATTGTGCAGGCATTACAACGACGTGGCAGATTTGTGGCAATGACAGGCGATGGTGTCAATGATGCACCTGCACTGAAACAAGCCGATATTGGCATTGCGATGGGAATTACCGGAACCGATGTCAGTAAAGAAGCAAGCGACATGGTGCTGCTTGATGACAATTTTGCCACAATTGTCGCTGCTACCGAAGAAGGTCGAGTTGTCTATACAAATATTCGCCGATTTATCAAATACATTCTTGGCAGTAATATTGGTGAAGTTCTTACTGTTGCTGCTGCACCCTTAATTGGCTTGGGTGGTGTACCCTTAAGTCCGCTACAAATTTTGTGGATGAATTTAGTCACTGACGGTTTACCTGCACTTGCTTTAGCAGTAGAACCCGCTGAGCCAGACGTGATGAAACGTCCTCCTTTTAGTCCGCGAGAAAGTATCTTTGCACGAGGACTGGGTTTTTACATGATTCGCATTGGCATTATTTTTGCGATCATCTCAGTCTCCTTGATGGTATGGGCTTATTACCATACCAATACACCAGAATACCCGCGCGATCCTAGAACATGGAGAACTATGGTGTTTACTACCTTGTGTTTAGCACAGATGGGTCATGCAATAGCCGTTCGTTCTAACACGCGACTGACAATAGAACAAAATCCTTTCTCAAACCGTTATCTCCTAGCCGCTGTTGTCGTAACAGCAATATTGCAACTCATGCTTGTCTACGTTCCACCTCTGCGAGCATTTTTTGATACGTACTGGCTTAGTCCACTAGAACTCGCAATTTGCTTTGGTTTTAGTACTTTACTTTTTGTCTGGGTTGAATTAGAAAAGCTATTCTTTCGGATCAACACTTCACGACTCTCTTAAGCTCAACACTGATTATGAGTAACTCTCTGTCTCCTCTGCTTCCTCGATAACCATGTACTTAAAAACTTTACATCTACAGCAATTTCGTAACTATCAACAGCAGTGGGTTGAGTTTTTGGCTCCAAAAACAATTTTGGTGGGGAATAATGCACAAGGCAAGTCAAATTTATTAGAGGCGGTAGAATTACTGGCAACATTGCGATCGCATCGCATCACACGCGATCGCGATTTAGTTCGTGAAGGAGAATTGATTAGTAAAATTAGTGCGACACTAGAACGTCAAACAGGAATTACTGACTTGTCGCTTATTCTCCGGCGTAATGGTAGGCGGACAGTTGCGCTCAACAGCGAAAATATCAGGCGACAAATGGACTTTTTGGGCATTCTTAATGCAGTACAGTTTTCTAGCCTTGACTTAGATTTAGTTCGTGGTGGACCCGATCAGCGTCGCACTTGGTTGGATACATTGTTAATTCAGTTAGAACCTGTTTATGCCCATATTTTGCAACAGTATAACCAGGTATTACGACAGCGAAATGCTTTGTTGAAAAAAATTCAGAGTTCAGATGGACATTCAGAAGAATTGACAGTCTGGAATGAGCAATTAGTCAGTGCAGGTATTAGAGTTATCAGAAGGCGATCGCGGGCGATCGCACTTTTGGCTCCGGTTGCGGCTAATTGGCATGAAAGTATTAGTGGTAGCACTGAAGTTTTGCAAGTGAAATACGCACCGAACGTAGTCACAGATAATAGCTTAGATGATTTACAGCAGGCATTCGTCGAAAAGATTGCCAATAGAGCGATCGCAGAACAACACCAAGGGACAACTTTGGTTGGTCCCCATCGTGATGAAGTAGAATTGACAATTAATCAAACACCAGCACGTGCCTACGGATCTCAAGGACAACAACGGACTTTAGTTCTCGCACTCAAACTAGCAGAACTGAAACTGATTGAAGAAGTCGTTGGGGAATCACCGTTACTACTACTCGATGACGTTCTGGCTGAACTCGATCTTCATCGTCAAAATCAGTTACTTGATGCCATTCAAGATCGATTTCAAACCTTGATCACGACTACCCACTTAGGATCGTTTGATGCTCAGTGGCTCAAAGCGTCTCAAATTCTCCACGTTCAAGCAGGACAAATCAGATCATCTCCAGTTGAGTAATGCAGGGGACAGAGGTTAGAGGTCTGAGGAAGCTACGCAGACCTACGGTTCAGGGTGATGATTTTTTGTAGCCACTCTTGCTATCCAATCCGTCTTTCAATTTGCTTAAAAACGCTCAGCACAAGTAAACCAAGGATCGCGCTAATTAAACTTAATTGCCACAATCCACACCCAGATACAACACCTAAAGCCGCAGAAACCCAAATTGCCGCAGCAGAAGTTAACCCGCGAATATCAGCAAGTTCGCCATCACGATCGCGTGTAGCTCGTAAAATCTCTCCAGCACCGAGAAAACCGATACCAGCCGCAACGCCTTGAATAACACGGCTGATCGCATCAGGACTATCTGAGTGTACGCCCATTTGCAGTGGAATCAGCACAAATAAGGCAGAACCAAAACTCACCAACATGTGAGTTCTTAAGCCAGCTGGTTTATTGCGCAGTTGGCGCTCTAAGCCAATGATTGCTCCTACAATCAGCGCAATACATATTCTAAAGACAACACTCGGTATGTCACTAGGAGAAACAAAGTAAGTACTGGTCAATATCTTGTTAATCTCAACTAAGGTTATAAATTAAATTTATACATAAGAGTGAGTCACTTTTTTATGACTAAAGAACTATGCCTAGAGGAGAACTTTGCAGGGTAAAGCTACGCGATCGCAAATGTTGTGTGCTAGCTTGTAAATCCTGTCTTGAGTGTTTTTGTTTGTAGTGATGTATTTTTCCTGGATTCGGCTCATCCGCTATTCGTTTGCGAGTCATGAGTGATTCCACTGAGGTGGATTGCACAAGTAAAATTTTCACATGGAACCGGATTTATCCCCAAACCCACGTCAGCCGCGTCGCACTTGGATTCCTTATTTTGTCTTAGCAGTAACCTTGTTAATTACTGGAATTGCGACTTTTTATGTTGCACGAACGGCGAGAACGAAAGATCAGTTACGTTTTGAAAATGCTGCTGAGTTTACCAAAGATGAGATTAAAAGTCGTTTAAACAATTATGTTTCACTGTTACGCGGTGGAAGTGGTTTGTTCGCAGCAACCGATCAAGTCACTCGCGAGGATTTTCGTGCTTACGTACAACAGTTGGAGTTACGCGATCGCTATTCAGGAATCCAAGGTATCGGTTTTTCTGTTAAAACGACATCCGATCGAAAAGATGCGCTCGTTGCCGAACTGCGTCAACAAGGGATACAAATTACAATTCGCCCCGAATCCCCTCGTAGCGAGTATCACTCAATTATCTACCTTGAACCTTTAGATCGTAGAAACGAAGCGGCTATTGGGTTTGATATGTTTACCGAAAAAGTCCGCCGTGCAGCAATGGAACGGGCGCGTGACACTGGTACTGCAGCCGCATCAGGAAAAGTAACTCTTATACAAGAAATTGACAGTTATAAGCAAGCAGGCTTTCTCATTTATTTTCCTGTTTATAGAAATGGCTCTAATCCAAAAACAGTGGCACAGAAACAAGCCGCTTTAGAGGGATTTGTTTATAGTCCTTTTCGTGTAGATGACTTGCTGCGCGATGTAATTAGCGAACAATACTCTTATGTAGACTTTCAAGTTTATGACGGAACCGAAATTATTTCCCAAAATTTATTGTATCGCTCAAATCCCGACAGTTTTAACCATCACTCAAGTTTAACAACAACGACAACGATTAATATTGCTGGACGAACCTGGAGTCTTGTGTTTACTACACGTCCTGAGTTTGTCAATACATCAGAAGCAGGGTTAGTACCATATATTTTCTTTGGGGGAGTTGCGATTAGTATGGTGCTATTCGGACTCACGCGATCGCAAGCCCGCGCTAAAACTGCAGCCGAAAAAGCTGTAGCTCAAATGCACCGTTCGCAAGCAGCACTGCGTACGAGTGAATCGCGTTTTCGCTGCTTAATCGAGGCTGACATTATTGGCATTATTACTGCTGATTTAGATGGCAAAATTATAGAAGCAAATGACGCCTTTTTAAAAATGGTTGGGTATCAACGCGATGAACTGCAAGAAATTCGTTGGGATACTTTGACACCACCTGAATATCATCATTTAGATCAACACGCAAGTCAAGAAATTAGGACATTTGGAGCTTGTCATCCGTTTGAAAAAGAATATATTCGCAAAGATGGCAGTCGCATTTCTGTTTTACTTGGTGGTGCAACAGTCGAAGGAACTCAAAATATTTGTATTGCTTTTGTGCTTGACTTAACTGAGCGTAAGCACCTAGAAAATACCTTACGACACCAAACGGAAGAACTCGCAGAAGCCAACCGCTTGAAAGATGACTTTTTAGCTGTCGTATCGCACGAACTACGCACGCCTTTAAATGCCATACTGGGCTGGGTACAATTGTTGCGCAGTCGCCGGATGGATGAAGCAAAGACAAATAAAGCCTTAGAAGTGATTGAGCGTAATGCAAAAGTGCAAACGCAACTTATTGAAGATTTATTAGATACTTCCCGCTTGATTCGCGGTCAATTATACTTACAGATGCGCCTTGTAGATATGACAGTCGTGATCGCTGATGCAATTGATTCTGTACAACCAGCAGCCGCAGCCAAAAAAATTCAGATTGACAGCGCCGCTTCTGAGATTGGGATAGTTTGGGGCGATCGCGATCGCTTGCAACAAATTGTCTGGAATCTTTTGTCGAATGCAATCAAATTCACTCCTGATGGCGGTCAAGTCGAAGTTAAACTTAATTGCGTCGATCAGTCTATTGAAATCCAAGTCAGCGACACAGGAATTGGTATTAGCCCTGAGTTTTTGCCCTATATCTTTGATCGTTTCCGACAAGCTGAAAGTGCAACGACTCGCTCTAGCAGTGGCTTAGGGCTGGGATTAGCGATTGTTCGTCATCTGGTAGAATTGCATGGTGGTACTATTCGTGCTACTAGCGCTGGAATTGGACGCGGAGCAACTTTCATTGTCAAACTACCATTGTGGAATTGTTCCCAAAAAAAAGTTGTCACAGAAGATCTGTTAGCACCTAGGCAAATACGAGAGAACAAGAGAATAATACATTAAGTATTAGTATATTCAGAACTGACAATATTAGGAAGCGTGGTAATTGGGGCGCATGATTTTTTCAACCTGCTAATTCTTGAACCATAAAAATGTGGAAAAAATACACTGGCTGGAGCAAATTCAATCTTCGGAACATACTTTAATAGGCGTTCAAGCATTACAACTCAGCCAGTTGCTACAACGCGGCTATCCAGTCAAACCAGGTTTTGTGGTGACTGAGGTATGGCGACAATTTTCAGATTGTCTTTTCAGTTCAACCGAAATAACTGAATTGCTTCATACTTATCTTCATGTCAATGTCGATGATTGGCAACAACTGCAGCAGGTAGCACAAAAACTACGTCAAGCAATAATTCAAAAATTCTCAGTAGTCGATTTAAGTCATGCGATCGCAACAGCGGCGAATCGTTGGCAAACACCAACACTCATTTTTCACCCTGAAGTATTGCTACTACAAAATCAGCAAAATGTGTTACCAGCACAAGTAAGTATTAATAATCCAGAAGCGATCGCCCAAAAATTGCTGCGAATTTGGAGTCAACTATTTAGTGCTAGAAGTTTATTCTATTGGCGGCATATTGATATTGATATAAGGCATCTTGATATTGCTGTTCTCGTACAACCATTGCATAATGCGATCGCTTCGGGCGTACTGAAGTGTCAAGTCGCTAAGTTAGAAATTCAAGCAACTTATGGTTTAGGACTAGCAATTACTCGGGGAGAAGTTATTCCAGATACTTACATAGTAGATAGTAATGGAGCAGTGCGATCGCAATTGGGTAATAAAACAATTGCTTATGGTGTTGCTAACTTGCCATTACCTCCACAATTCACACATCTTCTCCCTTCCGATCAAGATGAGTTGCAATATCTACTCAATGGACAACAATATGCACTAAAAGAGCAGGAATTACAACAACTCATTCGTCTTGGACAAGAATTAAGCGCCACACACCCAGCGCTAGCTTATGAGTGGGCATTTGAACTTAAAGACGCTGATGCTCCACAGTTACTCATTACACAATGCCACAACTTTCCAACTGCGTCCCAACTCCCGCCTTCTCCCTCATTGCTACAAGGGCTAGCAGCCGCGCCAGGGCACTCGATTGCACCTGCCTATGTTGTAAGCAATCTTCAGCAAATACCGTCACACTTACCCCCAGGAGTGATTATTGTCGCCGCTACAATCTCACCTGATTGGTTGCCTTTATTACAACACGCTGCTGGCTTTGTGACTGAACGCGGAGGTTTAACTTCGCATAGTGCTATCTTGGCAAGGGAACTGGGAATTCCAGCAATAGTTAGTGTACCGCAGGCGACTCAGATAGTTAAAACTAATGACTTAATTGATTTAGATGGAAGTCGCGGTGAAATTCGTTTGAGACAGCAGCCACAGATGCGATCGCATTTAGGAGGAACTCGTCATCTAAGCTGGAACAAGCGCGATCAATCTCAGCCAATCAAATCTTCAATACTGCAAGCCTCACATACTCCTACAGTACCTATTGCAACTCAACTTTTCGTCAACTTCAGTCAGCCGCATCTGTTAGATAAAGTGCTAAATTTACCAGTTGATGGCTTGGGCTTGTTACGCTCTGAGATGATGTTACTCAATATGCTAGAGGGACGAATAACAGCATGGCTGCCACAGCATAAGCAAGAATTAATCGAACGTTGGCAAGAACAAATTTCTCAGTTTGTCCAGGTGTTTGCTCCTAAGCCTGTCTTCTATCGGTCGCTCGATTGGCGATCGCCAGAGTTTCAATTACTGTCTAATTCTGTGTTTGGTCGTCATGATAGTTTGAGCTATTTGCAAGATCCAACGCTGTTTGATTTGGAACTCAGCGTTTTAGCGGCTGTACGCCAATCTGGCTACGATAACGTTCACTTAATTTTACCATTTATCCGTACTGTTGAAGAATTTGTCTTCTGTCGTCAGCGAGTTGAGCAAGTTGGATTAACTCAATCTCCACAATTTCAGTTATGGATTATGGCAGAAGTTCCATCAGTGTTGTTTTTGCTTCCGGAATATGTTAAGGCAGGCGTTCAGGGCGTTTCCATTGGGACAAATGATTTAACTCAGCTATTACTTGGAGTTGATCGTGATTTGGGAGTAACAACGGCTTTGAATGCTCGTCATCCAGTTGTGATGCAGGCGATCGCCCAAATTATTCTACAAGCC
This genomic interval carries:
- a CDS encoding TatA/E family twin arginine-targeting protein translocase; the encoded protein is MNIFGIGLPEMALIMIVALLIFGPKKLPEIGRSMGKAVRGFQEASKEFENEFKHEAEQIEQAVQTTAELEPKQIAAAETSENNTTSSQQS
- the pth gene encoding aminoacyl-tRNA hydrolase — translated: MTKTAAPSVVIPQLIVGLGNPEPKYEQTRHNIGFMAVDALARSWNIPLSENRKFQAEFGEGVSPNRAKIRLLKPLTYMNLSGQAIRAVVDWFKLPPESILVIYDDMDLPVGKIRLRLSGSAGGHNGMKSAIAHLGTQNFPRLRIGIGKPEQAANNNGKTISHVLGRFSASENQVVTKLLPLVVECVELCLKQGVEKAMNRYNTVDLATKDF
- the rpsU gene encoding 30S ribosomal protein S21, with translation MTQVLLGENEGIDSALRRFKRQVSKAGILADVKYHRHFETPQEKRKRKAVAARRKRRFR
- a CDS encoding RNA recognition motif domain-containing protein encodes the protein MSIYVGNLSYQVTQEDILAVFGEYGNVKQVQVPTDRETGRPRGFCFVEMSSEAEETAAIDALDGAEWMGRNLKVNKAKPREDRGNRYRDDRGGGNGKFSRGRY
- a CDS encoding transglutaminase domain-containing protein, with amino-acid sequence MIATPTSRNSLWRTIRPIGAAALHGIAFVDRKLIAIDTIKGHLLEIDLANDNTTIINPHATAEFIDATGIALWEDTLWLTRENTVYCCQLGDFKLQEFVSLPHPANGVAVWQNTVYVTCQKMGDILIFDRQTKRQITQFYAPGVGVENITVRDEELWVCDTTEQSVYCLERATGNIKFSVLTPFAFPTGLAFYRDQAGETLYVAYADEEAYIRDNPNAEPSHELTYRDRTFVHPLDYHYNPTEHFALSNGYLLEMIYTEEIAPLEDVSALQQVEWRIALPAETDRQKVKHIEPVGLPFTEEVVEGQRVAVFKFDSLQPSERHIFGWKALVEVRGIKYRLIPRDVENLPDLSPEFQARYLVDDDELAMDQLVVRRAAKEAVGTETNLLRKVYKIRNYVYDELSYGIKPHIDTPDVVLDRGIGSCGEYVGVLLALLRLNGIACRTIGRYKCPAYAEQQGVPLQPDFNHVWLEFYVPGLDKWLPMESNPDDVGENGPYPSRFFMGLAWYHIEIGKGISFETVTSKGLPLEEISLGDIAINHIRFTIVKELLPE
- a CDS encoding cation-translocating P-type ATPase, with the protein product MSAHSLPDSTPVWHTLDVDKTLQLLASDRTGLSSQEVQQRLRKYGLNELTETGGRSSWVIFLDQFKNIMLVMLIAVAVISAFLDLQDNEFPKDAIAIGLIVVLNGILGYLQESRAEKALAALKRLSAPLVRTIRDGKIIEVEAKELVPGDIMLLEAGVQLAADGRLIEEQNLQVREAALTGEAQAVEKADVQLQENISLGDRVNMVFQGTEVVQGRAKVVVTGTGMQTELGRIAAMIQSVESEPTPLQQRMSQLGNVLVGGSLILVALVVVGGILQNSNFDLTNLNFGNFDELLEVSLSMAVAVVPEGLPAVITVTLALGTQRMVRRHALIRKLPAVETLGSVTTICSDKTGTLTQNKMVVQAVAVHNKDFQVTGEGYTPHGQFLLHSQNIEVDEHPELQALLIACALCNDAILQQEQEQWTILGDPTEGALLSLAGKAGIEKDQWEAQLPRVAEFPFSSERKRMSAICSAEYQAQNDSLALGNATPYLMFTKGSPELTLARCHRIHCGDRATPLSEAQRQEILAQNNAMAGKGLRVLGFAYKPLATLPDEGSEDISERELIWLGLVGMLDAPRPEVREAVARCREAGIRPVMITGDHQLTAQVIAADLGIAQLSDRVLTGQELAHISQPELEKQVDLVSIYARVSPEHKLRIVQALQRRGRFVAMTGDGVNDAPALKQADIGIAMGITGTDVSKEASDMVLLDDNFATIVAATEEGRVVYTNIRRFIKYILGSNIGEVLTVAAAPLIGLGGVPLSPLQILWMNLVTDGLPALALAVEPAEPDVMKRPPFSPRESIFARGLGFYMIRIGIIFAIISVSLMVWAYYHTNTPEYPRDPRTWRTMVFTTLCLAQMGHAIAVRSNTRLTIEQNPFSNRYLLAAVVVTAILQLMLVYVPPLRAFFDTYWLSPLELAICFGFSTLLFVWVELEKLFFRINTSRLS